The nucleotide sequence GGGTGAGCAGCGCGGAGACGGAGTCGCCGCCGGGGGGAGGGAGGGCGGCGGCGTCGTCGGTCTCGCCGGGCGCGTCCGTGGCCGGGGGAGTGGGGACGGGGGCCTCGGCGGCGACCGGATCGGGGGCGTCGACGCTGGCGCCTGGGGCGTCGTCGGCGGCCCCGGGGCTGACAGGGTCGCCGGGTTCCTGCCGCGCAGGCTCGGCGGCCCCGTCGGGTTCCTGGGGCTCGGGGCCTGCCGGTTCGGCGGGGTCGGCGGCGGGGTCGACCGGGCCCACCGGTTCGGCGGCGGGGTCGGCCCAGGCGATGGGGGCCTGCGCCGGGGGGACCGTGGGGGCCGGGGGGTCGGCCGGGGGGCGGGGCGCGGTGGTGGCGCCCGACGGGGCGACCCCGGTGAGCGCGGTCGCCGCGGCGAGCGCCCCCGTGCAGACCGTACGCAGCAGCCTTCGTGACACGTCACCACCTCCACCGGGATGATGACGCGTCAGTTCAACCGATTACCGTACGAATGGGGGCGCGTCCGGTGGCCTCACCCGTTCGGCTCAGCGCCCTTCGCGGGGCCCCCGCCGCCGGTGGCCGGCTTCGACCACGGCCACTTCAGCTCGCGCCGCTCGCGGCCCTCGGGGGCGTACTCGTACACCCAGCCGCGCTGCAGTCCGAGCCGCTTCGTGTACCCCGCGGGCTCGCGCCGGTACGTGTAGAGGGTCGGCGGACGGCCCTCGTGGGCCGGGACCGGGACCTCGTACCACTTCGGCGGGTGGCCGGTCGGACCGAGCAGGATCGGCAGGACCCGGCCGTCGAGGGGACCGCCACGGAAGGGCGTGTTCTGGCTTCTCACCCCTCCAGTGTCCCCTCCGGCCGCGATCTCACAGCAGATGGGCCGCCTGGCCGACCACCGGGATCACCCGGCGGGCCAGCCGCGCCACCGGCCCCTCGGGGGTCTCCTGGGCGAGGAGCCGTCCGACGACCCGGGCCGTCTCCTCGTCGCTCGCCGTGCTCGCCGCGAGGAGGGCCACGAGGTGGTCGACGAGCCACTCCCGGAGCTCCGCCGCCGGGGGCCGCTTCTCCTCGTCGAGCCAGATGAGGGAGGCCGCCTCCACGGCGGCGATCCACGTCCGGACCAGCATGTTGAGCCGGGGGCCCGGGCGCTCCACCCCCAGGTGGACGAGGATCTGCTCGGCGGCGGCCCGCCGGACCTCGTCGACGATCGCGCTCGTCCGGGAGGTCTCGGCGACGCTGCCGCCCCGCAGCAGGGCGCTGAACCCGGCGTCGTGCTCGTCGACGAAGGCCAGGTAGCGGTCGAGCACCCGGCCGAGCCGCTCGGTGGGCGGCCCTTCCGGCGGCTCGGTGAAGCAGTGGTTCAGGGCGTCGGCGGAGGACCGCAGGGCGGCTTCGTACAGCTGCTGCTTGCCGCCGGGGAAGTAGCGGTAGACGAGGGGGCGCGAGACGCCGGCCGCCTCGGCGACGTCGTCGAGCGAGACGTCCTCGGGCGCCTGGTGGGCGAAGAGGCCCTGGGCGGCGTCGAGGAGCTGCCCCCGCCGCTCCTCGACACTGAGCCTGCGGTACGCGGGCGTGGCGGCACCTGTCATGCCCGCAGCGTATCCGTGCGCCGCGGGCACGCGTTCCGCGACGCCGTGGGGCCCCTCGGCTCGACGAGCTCCGGAGGGTGCCCACGGACGAGGTCCGGAGGGGGTCCCACAGACGAGGAGGTCCGGAGGGGCCCCACGGACGAGGTCACCCCTCAGGCCAGCAGCCCCGAGGACTTCCACAGCCGACGCCCCGGCCCCCGCAGCACCCCGATGTCGTCGAGGAAGTCCGTCAGCCGCCGCGCGCCGGACTGCATGACCTCCCGCCGGTGCCCGCTCGCCCGCACCTGCGCGACCGCCTCGCGCCGGTCCAGGCCCACCGCCTCGTACACCGCCGGGTTGACGAAGCAGGTGGAGAAGACCCGCGCGGCCTCGCCACAGCTCAGCCGGGTGAACTCCTGCTCCCAGCGCGGTGCCGTGATCATCTGGCGGCGCAGTTCCTCACGGGCGTACCGCACGTGCCGCGCCTCCTCGACCACGTGGATGCGCGTCACCCCGCGCACCAGGGTCTGCACCCGCTCGTCGGGGAAGGTGAGCCGCTGCATCCAGTCGAGGATCTCCTCGCCGAGCAGCGTGGCGGCGAAGGAGCCGGGGGTGGTGGAGACGGTCTTCAGGAGCCGGGCGAGGTTGTGGTAGAGCCTCGGCACCGGGTACGCGGGGGTGCCGCCCTGCCGGATGAGCCGGGCGAACATCATCGAGTGCCGGCACTCGTCGGCGATCTCGGTCAGCGCGTACCGCACGTGATGGCTGGTCAGCGACTTGTCGTAGATGTGCCGGACGAGCAGCTGCATGAGGATGATCTCGAACCAGACGCCGAGCGAGGCGAGCGAGGCCGCCTCGTGCCGCGAGAGCGTGATCCGCTGCTCCTCGGACATCCGGCGCCACAGCGGGGTGTCGTAGAGGGAGACGAGCTCGGGCGGCCAGAACCACTTGCCGTCCTCGAACGGCGCGTCCCAGTCGAGTTCGGTGTCCGGGTCGTAGGAGTGCTTGCGGGAGGACTCCAGGAGCCGTTCGGCGACCTGCTCACGGTCGCGCAGCGGCCCCAGGGCG is from Streptomyces venezuelae ATCC 10712 and encodes:
- a CDS encoding TetR/AcrR family transcriptional regulator; amino-acid sequence: MTGAATPAYRRLSVEERRGQLLDAAQGLFAHQAPEDVSLDDVAEAAGVSRPLVYRYFPGGKQQLYEAALRSSADALNHCFTEPPEGPPTERLGRVLDRYLAFVDEHDAGFSALLRGGSVAETSRTSAIVDEVRRAAAEQILVHLGVERPGPRLNMLVRTWIAAVEAASLIWLDEEKRPPAAELREWLVDHLVALLAASTASDEETARVVGRLLAQETPEGPVARLARRVIPVVGQAAHLL
- a CDS encoding AurF N-oxygenase family protein yields the protein MTPFTESTEPDFSLLRDALGPLRDREQVAERLLESSRKHSYDPDTELDWDAPFEDGKWFWPPELVSLYDTPLWRRMSEEQRITLSRHEAASLASLGVWFEIILMQLLVRHIYDKSLTSHHVRYALTEIADECRHSMMFARLIRQGGTPAYPVPRLYHNLARLLKTVSTTPGSFAATLLGEEILDWMQRLTFPDERVQTLVRGVTRIHVVEEARHVRYAREELRRQMITAPRWEQEFTRLSCGEAARVFSTCFVNPAVYEAVGLDRREAVAQVRASGHRREVMQSGARRLTDFLDDIGVLRGPGRRLWKSSGLLA